In one Thermomicrobiales bacterium genomic region, the following are encoded:
- a CDS encoding replicative DNA helicase (unwinds double stranded DNA) has product MVQAIDRLPPHNIDAEQSVLGSLLIDRDAVIRIASYVKPTDFYRSAHGVIYEAIINLYNRREPTDLITLVDEL; this is encoded by the coding sequence ATGGTGCAGGCGATCGATCGGCTTCCACCTCACAATATCGACGCGGAGCAATCCGTGCTGGGGTCGTTGCTGATCGATCGCGATGCCGTGATCCGCATCGCTTCCTATGTCAAGCCGACCGATTTCTACCGGTCGGCTCATGGCGTCATCTACGAAGCAATCATCAACCTCTACAATCGCCGCGAGCCGACTGACCTCATTACCCTCGTCGATGAGCTG